The Tolypothrix sp. PCC 7712 genome segment ATTTGGCGTAATGAAATTCCAAAGTTTAGAGAGCTTGAGTGAGGCTATTCCTAATTTGAAAGATAAACATATTGCTGAAGTTAAACCTGTTTTAGATTTATTATCTCAAAAGCTAGAAACTTCCTTTGATTCCAATCAAACAATCGGGAAGCTATTGCAACAATCTCCTCATTTAGGAAAACTACAGTTTGCATCTTTAAACTTAGCATCTTATAGTTTGGATTCTATTCCAGGTTTGGCAACAACACCAATTGGTGCATTTAAAAAATGGCAAGGTGTCCATATTAATGAGATACCAGGATTAGCTGATGTTCCTTTTTCTCAGTTTCCTAATCCAATTAATGCTGTGGGTGGAAATGTGGGCATTGTTGATATTGCTTTTGCAACTGACGAACAACAACGTCATAGCACAATTTCTGGTAGTAATAAAGAAGGCTTTTCTGTGCCATGTCAAAAAGATTGTGCTCACATAGAATTATCTGGTTCATCTGCGGTTTCAGGTAAAGCCTGGGTTAGCGGTAAATATCAATTAGTTAAGGGTGGTCAAGGAATCCTCAGTTCAGTGAATGGCGGGAAAGAACCAACAGGTCGTCATCCATTTGGTCATGCTTTCAAAGTCGCAGTGTGGGATATTTCAGAAGTAGACGGCATGATTTCTCAAGCTTTATTCTTCCGGGCTTGTATGCGGAATACTTTTGTAGATTTAGGCTGTACACCCTATTTTATTGGGCCTGTACCATTCATGACTTTCAAAGAGCAAGAACCTATATTTTTAGGTTTAATTGCAGGAGAAAGCTCTAATTCAGTTTCCACAACTACAGGATTGAATAGTACGGGGTTTAGATTTAAACAATCTCCTAATAGTTCAACAAATAAGTTGTCTAATTTACTGCCCACAATTAAAGGTGATTGCAAGAATCTTCATTCATCAGGAACAAATATCGATGCTTTGATTGCTGCTTTCTATAGTGTTGAAGAAAATTACAACTTAGTCGGTAATTATACCTGCGACTCATCTGATAACTGTGGACGTGGGCTGGGTGCAATGCAGTTTATGTCATATCGTCCAGATGTGCGAAAGATTATCTCAAGTAAATCTGGCGGTGCAAAGTTTCTATCCAAATTGGATGCAGGTGAAAAAGTTACAGGTGAGGATATGATGCAATATTTTTCACCTGCTGAACAACAAACTTTAATTAAAGCTGATATCACCAACTTACTGAACAGCGCATCTCAACAAATCGACCCAATGACCGAAAAGCCTTTTATAGGCGAGCGATTAATTGAACGTGCTGCTCAAATGAATTTCGCTGGTGTAGGTATCCCTATCGATACGGCTGTCAGTGATGTGGATGGAAAAATATCAATCAGAGGATATGGCAACAAAACATCTGCTAAATATTTTCAAGCTCTGCAATTAATGGGCTGTTCTTAGACTAAAGAAATCCTGTTTAATTTCTGTATTTTCGGTTCAAGTTATGAGTTTTCTATTTCAGAATTTATTCAAAACATTAAGCAGAATATAATATGCAATTAAAATTTAATAAGTTCATACGATTAAAATTGTTTAAATATCAAGCAATAGTAGCGATAGCTACTATTTTCAGTTTACTTGTTACAGCATTTTTATTCAAAGCCCATATTGCAAATAACAATCGTACAACAACATGGAGAAATGCCAAAGAAATTGCACCACCATTGCTTATTAAAAAAGTCTTATCTTTGAATCCCATAGCTAGGATTGATGACAAATCAGTAAAAGTTATGCAAATCTCATCTCAAGGTGCAGGAGATTTATACATATTTGATTTACGCTCATCTCAGCTTTGTGGCATCGGTGGTTGTCTTTATCTGATTTATCACGAATCCGGTAAGTTGCTTTTGCCCCTAATCGCTAATCCAAACTTACCACCCAAAGAAGAGTTAATGCGTGCTTCAAACACAATAAATGGTAAATTTCCTTGCTTGGTAGTTACGCAACCGACGTTGAATGAGAACATACTATCTCGTACCAAATATTGCTACCAAAATCAAAAATTTATACGGTTTAACGAAGAATTTTTTAGTAGCAAATAAAAGTTAGATTTAAATGATACAAGCTAATGAAAAATTCAACTTCAAATTACTCTCTAGGAATTCAAGTACCGCTTGCAAAAGTAGAGACATTACAAATTGAAAGATTGACAGAATTGATGAAATCGCAGTCTGGCCTGGTACTTTTGAGTTGCTTGATTGCACTTGCTATTTTTCGAGTTCTTTCAGGAGGGAATCGCAAAGGTAAACTGGCTACCAGTTACTGGGGTGGTGGTCGTGAAAAATATTTGGCTGCACGTAAAGCTAAACAGCAGATATCTAATCCTACGCGCAATTGGGCAGCACTTTACATTGGTACACCTCAGCAAATGCGATCGCGCATTGAAAATGAATGGCGTACCGCAGGTTTACTGAAGACAAAACCAACTGTGAATCAAAAATTACACAAATTAATATCGCCTAACTCTACTCTGTATGTTCCTGATGTCCAAAGAGGAATAGCCGTTATAGGTGCAGCAGGTTCTGGCAAGACATTCTCTGTAATCGACCCTTTAATTCGTAGCGCTTTTGACCAGGGGTTTCCTGTATGTGCCTATGATTTCAAATATCCCGCACAGACCAAACGGGCTGTAGCTTACGCTATGAAGCGCGGTTACACCGTCAGAATATTTGCGCCAGGGTTTCCTGAAAGTGAAACCTGCAATCCTTTAGATCTGCTGAAAGACGAGGAAGATGCGATCGCCGCAGGTCAAATTACCAGGGTCATTTCGCGTAACTTCGACCGTGGGGGTAATAGCAACAGCGATAAATTCTTTGAAGAAGCCGGGGATAGTTTGGTTGAGGGTATTTTACTAGTCACCAAGGCAGTTAAAACTCTAACGGGTGACGACAAATACTGCGATTTGATGATGGCGCAGGCAATTTTATCTTTACCCAATCTGGCAGTAAGATTAGAAGCTGCTTCCAGGGACAAGCTGAAAATTTGGACAACACGACCGTTATCTCAGCTAATCAGCGTCAAGTACTCTGAGAAAACTACTGCTAGTATTGTTGGGGCCGCGCAGCGTATATTTCAGCGATTCCTCAAGAAAGACTTTGTGGGCGCATTCTGTGGCCAGACGACATTACCACTGGACTTGGATGGTAAACAGCTAATTGTGTTTGGGCTAAACAGGAATAACCGTGACATCATCAGTCCATTGCTGGCGGCTATTTTACACATGATTGTCACGCGCAATGTATCCCGTATCGTACCGAGAAAAGACCCTTTAGTAGTGGCTTTAGACGAACTACCTACTTTGTACTTACCAGCTCTTGTTAATTGGTTAAATGAAAGTCGTGAAGACGGTTTTGTAGGAATTTTGGGATATCAAAACATTGTCCAGTTAGAAAAAGTCTATGGTAAGGAACTGACACGGGCCATCTTGGGAGGTACAGCCACCAAGTTTATTTTCAACCCACAAGACCCGGAATCTGCAAAGTTGTTCAGTGACTACTTGGGCGAGATGGAAATCAAATTTAATTCCAAATCGCGCAGTACAGGAAAGGGAGGTGCTTCACACAGCACTAACGAACAGCATCAAAAACGCCATTTATTTGAAGCAGCACAGTTTGCCAAGATGAGTACGGGTAAGGCGGTAATTATCAATCCAGCTTACACTCGGGGCACAGAAGCTTATGTTCCCATATTGCAGACTATGAAAGTTCCTGCTGCTGATATTGCTGAGATGAACTGGTCGGAGGGAAAGTGGGATTTTGTTAGAGAAAGACTGATTCAAAACAATTCTGTGCAAATTAGCGACTCTGAACGTTCTCAACAATTTATGGAAAGGCGTGAATTAGCTGAAAAACTATTTCCCATACCTGAAGAATCTAATTCTGTGCCTTCTCCAGAAGAAGTTGCCAATGTTTTTTAGGGGTTTTAGAAATGCAATCTTCACAGGTTAATTGGAGTAAACAAGTTTCGTCTGTCTTAGCACGTTATCCGCAGTGGCAGCACATAGTTATTGAAGCATCGAATAAGCCGTTATTCGATGTAAATTATTGCCCAGAGACTATAGAAATATTTGATCAGGTTGGCTTATTAGCTGGTAGAGTATTTAGCTCTATTTCTTATGAATGTACTCGTAATTCACTAGATAAAAGTGAATTTATTGCTTGGTTGTTTGATGGAGAACTGGGAGTTTTTTATGTAGGTTCTCAGGTAGTTATCAATCGACTGAAGTTATTGGCAGAGATTGGCGGAGGTGCTCATCATGAATGATATATTTACGGTTGCATCTGGAGAAGCTGCTGCCATTCAAATGCATTACGAACAAATAATAGAAGTTTTGTTGCAAACTTTACTCAGTGACAAACAGGATCATAAGCGCCAAGGATTAAAAATATTTGATGGAAAAAGACTTGTTTATGGACATGATAAAATTCAATTTCATGATGAAGTCTCTGGATTGTCAGGGCAACTTTTAAATCCTCAACTCATTGTCCAGCTACAACAACTGCGTTCTGTAAGAGTGGGAGGTATGGTAGAAGGAGCGACTAATAAAATAGTTGAATTAGATGGACGCATTGTTTTGCAATCTGATGAACGAGGTAAAGTAATTATTAATAATTTATTGCAAAATGGAGTAGTTAAATCTACAAATAATCAACAGAGATTTGATGTAGATGAGCCTACCAACAGAGAACATCCAAAACAATTTGATAATACTGAATTTTTAGTTTCTAGTTCTGAGAGACAAGCAAAAGCAATACAAGAAAATAGAGACTTCTCTCATAATCTAGGCTCAATAAGAGTAATGCAATCTCTTCAAGATTTAGAAGATAATCCTTTAAAAAATTTACTAGCTAATGAAATTGGACAGCTACAAGCAGAAATCAAAGCATTAAGACAACAGCAGGATTTTTATCAAAATTTAATTAATGAAAGAGTTAAACAACATCAAAATATTTCTTGGTGGCAGCAATCAGTTAATAATATTTCACTTTTAGTAGAAAGTATAAATTATGCTGTAAAGATGGGCATTCAAGAATTTAAACAACATTCAGCACAATACCAAATTGCAACATCTTTAAAAACTTTATTTCATACTCAGACACATCCAGGAGCTTTAGAATACCAAGCGGCTCAATACCAAATCTATCGTGATGGTTCATTGTATAAAATTACGGAATCAGAAACAGGCAAACTTTTAATGCAGTTTCGTTCTACAAATTTGGGTGTACGGGTGGAAGCTAGAAATTTGGAACCTACACATATTAAAGATATTAATGCTTTAGTGCGATCACTTCAACGTCATGAACCTATTCCTGCTTCCTTTACTCCTGTAGGTAAGCAAGAAGCTGAGTATTTTGCTCGGATAGATAAGATTACTAAGGCGCTTGTGCAATATGCGATCGCTCACAAAAAAGATGTAGAAATTGATGGCTTATTCTCTTATAAATGGCAAGCAACTACCGATGGAAAAGTGAATATTTATGCCAAAGATGGACGTGGAACTGTATTAGAAAAATCTGAGGGACAACTCAAAAGTTCTATGAGCGAGCGGGATTTAATATATTTCGAGCAAATCTTACCCAGATTACAGCCTGCTTACCAACGCCAACAGGAATCAACAGCATTGCGATTACCACAAGTTAACAGTAATGAAAATGAATTAGAGATATAGCCGTGAACTTATCCCATTTGAATTTATTAATTGACTCTGGTATACCTATAGTCTGTGTAACCGCTTCGATATCAGAGCGGATGACAGTTTTAAAGCAGATTTACCAGGAATGTGCAGTGACGAGAAATCTGCCTATGTATTTATGGAATGCTGGTTGGGGATGTTTTAAACAAGTCCAATTTAATTCTGAGCGTTGTGTAAGTTTTCCAACTGTATACTCTAGTAAATTACAGCCTCGTGATGATGGAATCTTTGCAGCTTTCGATGATTTGTTAAATTCTGAAATAGATGGTGTTTTTATTTTTGAGAATTTGCAGTCTTTAATTAAACAAGACTCAACATTATATCTAAAAAATTATTCATTTAAAATTACCTCGCAAATAATCAACATTTTTTATGAATTAAAAAATATCAACAATACAAAATATTTAATTATTTTAGCAATGGATGATGTGGAACTACCACAGTCATTGACTCAGTTAATTCCCAATCTCTCTATGCCCTTGCCTTCGCATGAGATAATAGCTGATTTTATTAAAGAATTTTTATTTAATCAAATAACTGATTTCCCAAAGGATTTTGATTTATCTATTTTGGTAAATGCTGCTTCTGGTTTAACTCTTGAGGAAATACGTTCTGGATTTGCAATAGCGATTAATTCTTGTCCAGATTTTCATAGTAATACAATAGCCCTACACTTGCTAGATTATAAAATTAATCGCTTTCGTGCTTTTAACTTAAACTTTATTTCTCACTCAAACGTAGCTGACTTTGGTGGTTTAGATTTACTCAAAAAATTTATTGAAAATGTCAAGCTAGATTTTGCTCCCGAAGCACGATCTGCCAATATTCCCCTTCCAAAAGGTTGTTTACTGGTAGGGCCACCGGGGACAGGAAAGACTCTGGCGGCGCACGTCAGTGCCAAAACTTTAGGATTTCCCCTTGTGTGCATGGATACCGCAGCAGTAATGAGTGGTAGTGCAACCCATCTCAAACGCTTGCTAGAGCGTATAGAAGCTTGCGCTCCCGTTGTGCTTTACTTTGATGAATTAGATAAATTGTTCGCAGCATCCACTCCTTCAGGTGAAGATATTGATTCACGCCGAATCTTGGGAACCCTACTCACTTGGTTGCAAGAAAAACAGAGTGCTGTATTTGTGGTAGCCAGCCTTAACCGACTCGATGCACTACCACCAGAATTAACCAGGGTTGGCAGATTTGATGAAATATTCTACGTCGGCTTTCCTCAAGCGATAGAGCGAAAAGAAATTCTGATGATGCACCTAGCGAGATTTGACGAACGATACCGCAATGGTGGCGATGGGCTACGCCCCACCGTAGGCGATCGCCTTACCGAGAAAGAATGGCGGATTCTTCTCAACAAAACCATCAACTGTAACGGTGCTGAACTAGCAAGAATGGTAGAAAAAGCAGCCCGTGCATTATTTCATCAAGGGCGGGAGATTCATATTGGGTTGTCCGAACTGTTGGAACAAAGGGAAATGATAGTACCACTCTACGTCAGAGATACCGACAGAATACTGGCTATAGAAAATCGAGCCAAGTATATTTGTCAACCAGCATCGACAAAAGACTCTTCGGTTTTCGCTCCAGCGATTACTACGTATTGGGGAGAACCCTGTGTTCAAAGTTAACCGTAACAAGCGATCGCTTATTTGCAGTTAATCAACTACTGTTCAAACTCAAACAAACCTAAGAGGATTCGCTGTTACAATACGACCAATCCGCTCAATTAAACGAGACACACCGCTTATGATTACTCAAATGATGGTTCAACCCTCATTCTGGGTAGAATCTGGAATCAAACTCACTCAAGTTAGGAACATATATTTATTTAACCCTGTTTTGTCACTCTGGCAGTAGTATAATAAGGTAAAAATGCTAGAACCAAGACACAGAGCATGGTACAGCCCCGTCCAGCCGCACCAACAGTCAAATTTGTGGACGAATATTGCCAGTGGTATAAAAGTCTGTTTCCAGATGTTAGGAGTTTCGAGGCTTTTAAATATCTCCATGTAGGCTGCATTTCTGATCTAAAACGTAAAACATTGCCAGAAATAGCAAAAATCGTAGGATTAGATAACCAGCAAGGGTTGCATCATTTTCTAACTACATCACCTTGGGATATAGAAAAGTTAAGAACCTTAAGGTTAGAGTTAATTTTACAAGTGCTAAAAGGTAGACCAATCATTTTAATTATTGATGAGACAGGGGATAAAAAGAAAGGGAGCAAGACAGATTATGTGAAACGGCAGTATATAGGAAATTTGGGAAAAA includes the following:
- a CDS encoding type IV secretory system conjugative DNA transfer family protein produces the protein MKNSTSNYSLGIQVPLAKVETLQIERLTELMKSQSGLVLLSCLIALAIFRVLSGGNRKGKLATSYWGGGREKYLAARKAKQQISNPTRNWAALYIGTPQQMRSRIENEWRTAGLLKTKPTVNQKLHKLISPNSTLYVPDVQRGIAVIGAAGSGKTFSVIDPLIRSAFDQGFPVCAYDFKYPAQTKRAVAYAMKRGYTVRIFAPGFPESETCNPLDLLKDEEDAIAAGQITRVISRNFDRGGNSNSDKFFEEAGDSLVEGILLVTKAVKTLTGDDKYCDLMMAQAILSLPNLAVRLEAASRDKLKIWTTRPLSQLISVKYSEKTTASIVGAAQRIFQRFLKKDFVGAFCGQTTLPLDLDGKQLIVFGLNRNNRDIISPLLAAILHMIVTRNVSRIVPRKDPLVVALDELPTLYLPALVNWLNESREDGFVGILGYQNIVQLEKVYGKELTRAILGGTATKFIFNPQDPESAKLFSDYLGEMEIKFNSKSRSTGKGGASHSTNEQHQKRHLFEAAQFAKMSTGKAVIINPAYTRGTEAYVPILQTMKVPAADIAEMNWSEGKWDFVRERLIQNNSVQISDSERSQQFMERRELAEKLFPIPEESNSVPSPEEVANVF
- a CDS encoding AAA family ATPase, yielding MNLSHLNLLIDSGIPIVCVTASISERMTVLKQIYQECAVTRNLPMYLWNAGWGCFKQVQFNSERCVSFPTVYSSKLQPRDDGIFAAFDDLLNSEIDGVFIFENLQSLIKQDSTLYLKNYSFKITSQIINIFYELKNINNTKYLIILAMDDVELPQSLTQLIPNLSMPLPSHEIIADFIKEFLFNQITDFPKDFDLSILVNAASGLTLEEIRSGFAIAINSCPDFHSNTIALHLLDYKINRFRAFNLNFISHSNVADFGGLDLLKKFIENVKLDFAPEARSANIPLPKGCLLVGPPGTGKTLAAHVSAKTLGFPLVCMDTAAVMSGSATHLKRLLERIEACAPVVLYFDELDKLFAASTPSGEDIDSRRILGTLLTWLQEKQSAVFVVASLNRLDALPPELTRVGRFDEIFYVGFPQAIERKEILMMHLARFDERYRNGGDGLRPTVGDRLTEKEWRILLNKTINCNGAELARMVEKAARALFHQGREIHIGLSELLEQREMIVPLYVRDTDRILAIENRAKYICQPASTKDSSVFAPAITTYWGEPCVQS